The sequence CCGAAGTCGTTCTCCAGGCCGTAGTGGAACTCGGTGGCGCCGAGCGCGACGCCGGGGTGAGCCTTGACCGCGTTCCAGCTCGCGGTGTACTGCGCCCGCTTCTGGAGGTCGGTGGGCTCGGAGGGGACCCCGTTGACGTCGTCGGGCACCTCCCACTCGCCGTCCGGGCCGGCCTCGGTGATGATGTACGGCCTGTTGTGGCCGCCGTCGATCCAGGCCTGCCTGACCCCGCCGATGGCGCCGTAGGCGTTGACCGCGAGCAGGTCGAGGGCCGGGGAGTGGTCCTTGTAATACGTCCACGCGCCGGTCCAGGCGTCGGTCGAGGTGACCGGGTGGTCCGGGTCCGCGGCGTGGATGGCCTGCGCGAGCTCGTTGACGAACCTGGCGTAGGCGACGCGCCGCTCCTCGACCACCGGGGCGGGCAGGCCGTGGTCCTGCATGGTGAGCAGGACCTCGTTGCCCACGTCCCACATGAGCACGCCCTGGTGGCCCTTGAGGGCGTTGACCCGGGCGACGATCTCGTTCTTGGTGGCCGTCTTGTAGGCGGTGTCGTTGACGTAGTCGGCGCCCTGGTTCAGCCAGTGCCCGACGATCACCTTGATGCCCTGCTGGGCGGCCCTGTCGAGCAGGGCCGGAGTGTGGGTGTCGTCCACGCCCCAGGTGCGGATCGTGTTGACCCCCATCGACCTGAGGTCGCGCATGTAGCCGTCCGCCGCGGCCTGGGGCGGGCCGTAGGTGAGCCCCTTGACCTCGTACGGCGCGCCGTTGACGGTCAGCCGCCAGTTGCCCTGGCCGCCGGTCACCCTGACGGTGCTCGGCCCCGCCGGGGTGGGCGGGTCGGTCATCGGGGCGGGCACGGTGCCGGCGCTCCTGGAGACCGAGACCGAGTCCACGCTCAGGACGCCGCCGGAGGTGGTGGCCGCGGTGGGGGTGGTGAAGCCGGCGATCGCGTCGGGCAGCGACCCGCCGATGGCGAGGTCGAACCGGAGGTAGAAGCCGTGGTGGACGGCGGCCCGCCAGGCGGAGACGCCGACCTGGCTCTGGCGGACCACCCATGTCTGCACGCCGTCGAGGTAGAAGCGGATCTCCTCGTCCGACCTGGTGCGGTCGATGATCTGGGTGTACTCGTGGAAGCCGGTCTGGCAGCCCTCGCAGGTGGCCAGGCCGCTGGTGCGGCCGCCGTACTCGTTGCACGCGCCGTCGGGGGCGGTGCCGCAGTGCAGCGTGTTCGACAGCTGGCTGCGGCCGTTGACGTCGGTCATGATGTCGGTCTCGCCGACAGCCGGCCAGTTGTTGTAGTCGCCCCGGTAGGCGGCGCCGGTCGCCCTGAATCCGGGCCAGTAGCCCGTCGCGTCGGGGACGTCGGGCTGCTTGAGCCTGGCGGTGAACCTCAGCCGCTCACCGGGCTGCGGGGCGAAGTCGGTGCGCTGGGTCTCGACGCGCCCGGAAGTCCAGTCGCCGGCCCCGTCCCTGACGGCCCTGATGTTGAGCTTGCCGGTGCCGTCGAGGGAGACGTTGGCGGTCGAGGCGCTCATGGTCTCGACCTCGCCGGTGCCCCACTTCGCGGCACCCCCGGGATACCGGGTGCCGGTGCGCAGGATCCAGTTCGCCCCCGACGGGGAGGTCCCGGAGGTCCCGTCGAAGTCGTCCCGCCACACCTCGGTCCAGGCGCCCGGGTCCGGGCCGGGGCCGGTGGCGCCGTAGACCTGGAACTCCCACAGGGAGTAGCCGTAGCCGGTGGCCCGGACGGTGCCGTGCAGGCGGACGTAGCGGCCGGTGCCGGAGACGGGGAGGGTCTGGGTGCCGCCGGTGCCGGCGGTGGTGGTGTAGGCGTCGTTCCAGGCGGTCCCGTCGGCCGAGATCTGGATCTTGAAGGCCCTGCCGTAGGCGGCCTCCCAGTTCAGCACGACCTGGCTGACGGTGGCGGTGGCGCCGAGGTCGACCTGGATCCATTGCGGGTCGCTGAAGGCGCTGGCCCAGCGGGTGGCGGGGTCGCCGTCGAAGGCGGCGGCGGCGCCGTAGGCGGCGCCTTCGGTGGAGGAGGCGGTGGCGGCCCTGCCCTGGGACAGCAGGGTGTCGGCGGCAGCGGCAGCGGCGGCGGGGGCGGTGACGGCCAGGCCGGATGCGATGAGGGCGATCAGAGTGGAGATGAGCAGGCTCAGGCGGCCCGCGCCGGGGCTGCGGGATGGATGCACGGCGTCTCCTCGGGGTGGGGGGTGCCCGCCCCGGGGGGCGGGGGCCCGTCGCGGCGGACGGGCAAGAGAAGGGAGAGCGCTCTCCAAAGGGAAGGTTGCCCCCGTCGGTCAAACGTTGTCAAGATGCGGCCGTCGCCCGCGTGAAACCTGCCGCTCACCTTCCCGGAACGCGATCTCCGCTGAACGGCGCGTTTTTCTCGATCTCCATTGACAGCGCCTGCCGGGGCGACAAGGCTGTGCCGTAATGGGAGAGCGCTCTCCAGAATCCGTGTCGTCCATCCCCCGCGGCGTGGCGGGGGAGGTGCCCGTACGGCAGGCGGTCCGCCCCCGCCGGAGCCCGGCGAGGTACCGTCGTCTTAACGAATCTCAGCCACTGGGGGAGCCGCTATGCCAAGCGATCCCGACCACGTGCTCGACGCAATCGACGGAGCCGTCGACGAGTGGCTCGCCATGAGCGAGGACTCCATGCGCTGGGCACCACCGGAGAAGGCCCCGCCGAAGCGGCAGCTCGCGTTGCCGGCGCCGCCCCTGCCACGGGTCTCCGAAGAGTTCCTGCACGACGTCGGCGTCCTGTTCGGCGCGCAGACGCAAGCCGTGGCGGAAGCGGTGACGGAGGTGTTCCGCCCGCTGGGCGAGAGCCTGGCCGAGGCCCTCGCCGCCTTCCTCGACAGCCCCGCCGTGCGGCAGTTCGTCGAGCTGGTCGAGCCGCCCGGGGAGCGCGCGCTCCCCGGTCCCGCCGAGCGTGACGGGCTCCCGCCGGAGCCGCCGCCCTCACCGCCGCCGGAGCCGCGATCGGACGGGCACCCCTGACGGCCGGGCGGCCGGGCGGCCGGCGCCCGGACGTCCCGCGATCCGTCCGCCGGCACGCTCATGCCGTCGTGCGCCCGTCCCGGCGTCCCCGCCCGTCCCGGCGTCCCCGCCCGTCCCGGCGTCCCCGCCGTGCGCGGCCCGGCGCCGTGCGCGGCTCGCGCCCTATCAGGGGCTCCGCCGCAGCTCGTAGGCCTGGGCGATCAGCTCGTAGGAGCGGATCCGGGCCGTGGGACTGTGGACCAGCGTGGTGATCATCAGCTCGTCGGCCTCGGTGCGCTTGCGGAGCTCCTCAAGGCCCGTCCGCACCTGGGCGGCGTCCCCGTGCACCACCTTGGACAGGTAGTCGTCCAGGAAGTCCTTCTCGACCGGGCTGTACGGGTAGGTCTCCGCATCCTCGGGCGTGGGGACAGGCTGCGGGGCCCCGCGGCGCAGGCGCAGCATGGACAGCCCGCCCGAGCGGGCCATGCGGAGGGCCTGCTCCGGCGTCTCCGCGGCGACGGCCGAGACGCCGATCATCGCGTACGGCCGGTCCAGCACGGCCGAAGGCTGGAAGGAGGACCGGTAGAGGTCCAGGGCGGGGATGGTGTTGGCCGCGCTGAAGTGATGGGCGAACGCGAACGGCAGGCCGAGCAGGCCGGCGAGCTGGGCGCTGAAGCCGCTGGAGCCGAGGAGCCAGAT comes from Streptosporangium roseum DSM 43021 and encodes:
- a CDS encoding discoidin domain-containing protein — protein: MHPSRSPGAGRLSLLISTLIALIASGLAVTAPAAAAAAADTLLSQGRAATASSTEGAAYGAAAAFDGDPATRWASAFSDPQWIQVDLGATATVSQVVLNWEAAYGRAFKIQISADGTAWNDAYTTTAGTGGTQTLPVSGTGRYVRLHGTVRATGYGYSLWEFQVYGATGPGPDPGAWTEVWRDDFDGTSGTSPSGANWILRTGTRYPGGAAKWGTGEVETMSASTANVSLDGTGKLNIRAVRDGAGDWTSGRVETQRTDFAPQPGERLRFTARLKQPDVPDATGYWPGFRATGAAYRGDYNNWPAVGETDIMTDVNGRSQLSNTLHCGTAPDGACNEYGGRTSGLATCEGCQTGFHEYTQIIDRTRSDEEIRFYLDGVQTWVVRQSQVGVSAWRAAVHHGFYLRFDLAIGGSLPDAIAGFTTPTAATTSGGVLSVDSVSVSRSAGTVPAPMTDPPTPAGPSTVRVTGGQGNWRLTVNGAPYEVKGLTYGPPQAAADGYMRDLRSMGVNTIRTWGVDDTHTPALLDRAAQQGIKVIVGHWLNQGADYVNDTAYKTATKNEIVARVNALKGHQGVLMWDVGNEVLLTMQDHGLPAPVVEERRVAYARFVNELAQAIHAADPDHPVTSTDAWTGAWTYYKDHSPALDLLAVNAYGAIGGVRQAWIDGGHNRPYIITEAGPDGEWEVPDDVNGVPSEPTDLQKRAQYTASWNAVKAHPGVALGATEFHYGLENDFGGVWLNTFTGGWRRLGYHALRQAYTGLPSGNMPPEITGMTVGSQTAVPAGGRFTVEVTASDPDNDQIRYNLMYSDKHVNGNRGFGHVGFTQTGPGRFSVTAPERLGVWKVYVYAFDGHGNVGIETRSFRVVPPPVGGTNVALGRPTTASSHQPTGDGGPFLPAKATDGSFTTRWASEWSDAQWLQVDLGQVTPVNRVRLGWEGAYGKAYQIQTSANGSDWSTVHSTTTGDGGFDTIDVSASARYVRLNLTQRATAWGYSLWEFGVYRS